From a single Pseudomonas sp. A34-9 genomic region:
- a CDS encoding fimbrial protein — MKVKYIGLLVVLLSWSINAAATCTFDTYKQQSPMNYQIPSNLTIPRDALNGTVIFQGEFTVGITDSWFSCTTSFSAAIKNNVGTSTPESELFPIGATGIAWKLYYSSTGKSLRGYLDPNNMFSRGSYGFSGTRFRLELVKVGDVKGGTVIPSGVLGYLQTGDLFPLSIQTNGATVITASCETPNIDLRMGTYTLSDIGSAPGSTAAPVAFGINLNNCPKGINTVNYSFQRVGETYDYRNGVIRLNSSSTAKGVGIQIKHFDNAPAIIDGTSKRSIGLFGSGGASYTIPMNAAYYRIQNEELKPGTANAELNFTIEYL, encoded by the coding sequence ATGAAGGTGAAATACATCGGCCTATTGGTAGTACTGTTAAGTTGGTCAATTAATGCAGCAGCAACATGCACGTTTGACACATACAAGCAACAATCCCCCATGAATTACCAGATCCCTTCGAACCTTACAATACCCAGAGACGCTTTAAATGGAACCGTGATATTTCAGGGTGAATTTACCGTGGGAATAACTGACAGCTGGTTTAGCTGCACAACCTCTTTTTCCGCAGCCATCAAAAATAATGTGGGTACTTCAACACCGGAATCAGAACTGTTTCCGATTGGCGCTACGGGGATTGCCTGGAAACTCTATTATAGCAGCACTGGAAAAAGTCTTCGAGGATACTTAGATCCAAATAACATGTTTTCTCGTGGTAGTTACGGATTTTCCGGAACTCGTTTTCGATTGGAATTAGTCAAAGTCGGTGATGTGAAAGGGGGCACGGTTATTCCATCTGGTGTTCTCGGTTACCTACAAACTGGGGATTTATTTCCATTATCTATTCAGACGAACGGCGCCACCGTCATAACGGCCTCCTGCGAAACGCCGAATATCGATCTCCGAATGGGCACTTACACGCTCAGCGACATTGGGAGTGCACCGGGAAGCACTGCAGCGCCTGTTGCTTTTGGCATAAATTTAAATAACTGCCCGAAAGGTATTAATACCGTTAATTATAGCTTCCAGAGAGTCGGCGAGACTTATGATTACCGAAATGGCGTCATCAGATTGAATTCCAGTTCCACGGCGAAAGGTGTTGGTATTCAGATTAAACATTTCGATAACGCACCGGCTATAATCGACGGCACTTCTAAACGATCCATTGGGTTATTCGGCTCGGGCGGTGCAAGCTATACAATTCCCATGAATGCCGCATACTACCGCATACAAAATGAAGAATTAAAGCCCGGCACGGCTAATGCTGAATTGAACTTTACTATTGAATATTTATGA
- a CDS encoding SDR family oxidoreductase codes for MATPMTEHWLSDPVFKQALMNNRPIGRPAQREEMSGMVLLLCSPAASFVTGQVYLVDGGQTAH; via the coding sequence GTGGCAACGCCGATGACCGAGCACTGGCTCAGTGACCCCGTCTTCAAACAGGCTTTGATGAACAACAGGCCAATCGGCCGACCGGCTCAACGGGAGGAAATGAGCGGCATGGTGCTGCTCCTGTGTTCGCCCGCCGCCAGCTTCGTGACCGGTCAGGTCTATCTGGTGGATGGTGGCCAGACGGCGCATTGA
- a CDS encoding MBL fold metallo-hydrolase translates to MTSVTPETSTVEKPAPLKFKVFNGGEAHMGFGVNSTIIYGEREALVIDTQFTLSNAHRLVADILETGCDLTYIYITHFHPDHFLGLCVVHDAFPTANVVSLPEIAQSVNDAFDFKIRYWGNEVLGVNGAKKSVHVNPLQEPLMLIDGQKVEVIGPLRGDSDLQSVVWVPSIRTLVAADTVFANAHVWVADDKTPEMRQEWFDVLDQLEALAPLVVVPGHAPSADFTSPDAIGFTREYLIAFVEELKKSDDSTQIMAAMERRYPGLATHICLEYSAKILRDEYQWAGEWPQALRDLKPIF, encoded by the coding sequence ATGACGTCAGTCACGCCTGAAACTTCTACCGTAGAAAAGCCAGCTCCGCTTAAATTCAAAGTCTTCAATGGCGGCGAAGCCCATATGGGTTTCGGCGTCAATTCGACGATCATTTACGGCGAGCGCGAGGCGCTGGTCATCGATACCCAATTCACTCTGTCCAATGCGCACCGCCTAGTAGCCGACATCCTCGAGACCGGCTGCGATCTAACCTACATCTATATCACGCACTTCCATCCAGACCATTTCCTGGGGCTGTGCGTGGTTCATGATGCATTTCCCACTGCGAATGTCGTGTCACTTCCGGAGATCGCCCAGTCGGTGAATGACGCCTTCGACTTCAAGATTCGTTACTGGGGCAATGAAGTGCTCGGCGTTAACGGCGCCAAGAAGTCTGTGCACGTTAATCCATTGCAAGAACCGCTGATGCTTATCGACGGACAGAAGGTCGAGGTTATCGGTCCGCTGCGCGGTGACTCCGACTTGCAATCGGTGGTGTGGGTGCCCTCAATCAGAACCCTGGTGGCCGCGGATACAGTGTTCGCCAACGCTCATGTCTGGGTTGCCGATGACAAAACCCCGGAAATGCGACAGGAATGGTTCGATGTCCTTGATCAGTTGGAGGCGCTCGCTCCGCTGGTAGTCGTGCCTGGCCATGCACCGTCTGCGGACTTCACCTCGCCGGATGCCATCGGGTTTACCCGGGAGTATCTGATCGCGTTCGTCGAAGAACTAAAAAAGTCCGATGACAGTACTCAGATCATGGCAGCGATGGAGCGGCGCTATCCCGGGCTGGCTACGCACATTTGCCTGGAGTACAGCGCCAAGATCCTCAGGGATGAGTACCAGTGGGCAGGGGAGTGGCCGCAAGCGTTACGCGACTTGAAGCCTATATTCTGA
- the prmB gene encoding 50S ribosomal protein L3 N(5)-glutamine methyltransferase, which yields MITSRLRTLRDHIRWAVSRFHGEDLFFGHGTDNAWDEARQLVLGALHLPWEIADSYLDCALEDDELVNLQRLLKRRIEERIPTAYLLGEAWFCGMSFIVDERVLIPRSPIGELIENHFAPWIGTEPARILDLCTGSGCIGIACAYEFQNAEVVLADLSFEALEVANQNIERHGVDERVYTVQGDGFDGLPGQRFDLIVSNPPYVDAEDFADMPDEYQHEPELGLACGDDGLNLVRRMLAEAADHLTEKGLLIVEVGNSQVHVDALYPEVDFAWLEFERGGHGVFMLTAEQCRDHQALFASRV from the coding sequence GTGATCACTTCCCGACTTCGTACCCTGCGCGACCACATTCGTTGGGCCGTCAGCCGCTTCCATGGGGAGGATCTGTTTTTCGGCCATGGCACCGACAATGCATGGGACGAAGCGCGGCAACTCGTACTCGGCGCATTGCACCTGCCGTGGGAAATCGCCGACAGCTACCTCGATTGCGCGCTGGAAGACGATGAGTTGGTGAATCTGCAACGCCTGCTCAAGCGTCGTATCGAGGAACGCATTCCGACCGCTTACCTGTTGGGCGAGGCGTGGTTCTGCGGTATGTCGTTCATCGTTGACGAGCGCGTGTTGATCCCGCGTTCACCGATTGGCGAACTGATCGAAAATCACTTTGCGCCGTGGATCGGCACCGAGCCGGCGCGGATTCTCGACCTGTGCACCGGTTCCGGTTGCATCGGTATTGCCTGCGCCTATGAGTTCCAGAACGCCGAGGTGGTCCTGGCCGATTTGTCGTTCGAGGCGCTGGAAGTGGCCAACCAGAACATCGAGCGTCATGGCGTTGATGAGCGTGTGTACACCGTGCAGGGCGATGGTTTTGATGGTTTGCCGGGTCAGCGTTTCGACCTGATCGTGTCGAACCCGCCTTACGTGGATGCGGAAGATTTCGCCGACATGCCGGACGAATACCAGCACGAACCGGAGCTGGGCCTGGCGTGTGGCGACGATGGTTTGAACCTGGTTCGACGCATGCTCGCTGAAGCGGCCGATCATCTGACCGAGAAGGGCCTGTTGATTGTCGAGGTCGGCAACAGCCAGGTGCACGTTGACGCGTTGTACCCGGAAGTCGATTTCGCCTGGCTCGAATTCGAGCGCGGCGGGCATGGTGTGTTCATGCTGACGGCGGAACAGTGCCGCGATCATCAGGCCCTGTTCGCTTCCCGCGTCTAA
- a CDS encoding tyrosine-type recombinase/integrase — translation MKRAAIQRRTTVFGTAVKDGLINRNPVESIELPVKAKKPIDPFTVGEANQIIDHLYKTLTHSMRIYAAYFEFAFYTDMRPSEIAALRWEEVDKEKRLVNVCRIVADYKIEERTKTRNGRQVMLNSRALHAIKQAELVAQQRASQSRRKRTESGYVFPPTKNFEFIQQSSATDKHFQAALTELGFAPAGNTTADTLTLPCASWRV, via the coding sequence GTGAAGCGTGCGGCAATCCAGCGCCGGACCACGGTGTTCGGCACTGCGGTAAAAGATGGTCTGATCAACCGTAACCCGGTGGAGTCCATCGAACTGCCGGTGAAGGCCAAAAAGCCCATCGATCCGTTCACGGTTGGCGAAGCCAACCAAATCATCGACCACCTATATAAGACGCTGACCCATTCGATGCGGATCTACGCCGCGTACTTCGAGTTCGCCTTTTACACTGACATGCGCCCCAGCGAGATCGCGGCGCTGCGCTGGGAAGAGGTCGACAAGGAAAAGCGGCTGGTCAACGTGTGTCGAATCGTCGCGGACTATAAGATCGAGGAGCGTACCAAAACCCGTAACGGGCGCCAGGTCATGCTCAACAGTCGCGCACTGCACGCCATCAAGCAAGCCGAGCTGGTAGCGCAACAACGTGCCTCGCAGAGCCGGCGCAAACGCACCGAATCAGGCTACGTATTCCCACCAACGAAGAACTTCGAGTTCATTCAACAGTCGAGCGCGACCGATAAACACTTCCAGGCCGCACTGACCGAATTGGGATTCGCGCCCGCCGGCAATACAACTGCCGACACACTTACGCTACCATGTGCCTCATGGCGGGTATGA
- a CDS encoding PLP-dependent aminotransferase family protein: MAFSKRVSRLKSSLIREILAAAQRPEVMSFAGGLPAEAMLPKVEWADMPLSLGQYGMSEGEPALREALAAQARALGLECEASQVLVVSGSQQTLDLAAKLYIDQGTEILLEAPTYLAALQIFQLFGADCLTVAQESDGPNLAQLRERLEQHRPAFIYLIPTFQNPSAVRYSEEKRAAVAALLDEFGVTLIEDEPYRELTFDGGSAKPIAGRLKKSSWIYTGTVSKTLLPGLRVGYLIASKDLFPHLLKLKQSADLHTNRIGQWQALQWIGSDKYQQHLSQLRGFYRQRRDAFQTALETHFADLADWNMPQGGLFFWLTLKQPLDTRTLLNEALANDVAFMPGEPFFPEPDNHHGHLRLNFSHIDPARLNEGLKRLAAVVRQAQMDKAA, translated from the coding sequence ATGGCTTTTTCCAAACGTGTCTCGCGCCTTAAAAGTTCTTTGATCCGTGAAATCCTCGCCGCAGCGCAGCGCCCGGAGGTGATGTCGTTCGCCGGCGGCTTGCCGGCCGAAGCCATGTTGCCGAAAGTCGAATGGGCCGACATGCCGCTGTCACTCGGCCAATACGGCATGAGCGAAGGCGAGCCGGCGTTGCGCGAAGCGTTGGCGGCGCAGGCGAGGGCGCTGGGGCTGGAATGCGAGGCGAGCCAGGTATTGGTGGTCAGCGGTTCGCAACAAACCCTCGATCTGGCGGCCAAGCTGTACATCGACCAGGGCACGGAAATTCTGCTGGAGGCGCCGACCTATCTCGCCGCGCTGCAAATCTTTCAGCTGTTCGGCGCCGATTGCCTGACCGTAGCGCAAGAGTCCGACGGCCCGAACCTGGCGCAGTTGCGCGAGCGCCTGGAACAACATCGCCCGGCGTTTATCTATCTGATTCCTACGTTCCAGAACCCGTCTGCCGTGCGCTACAGCGAAGAAAAGCGTGCAGCGGTCGCGGCTTTGCTCGACGAGTTCGGCGTCACGCTGATCGAAGATGAGCCTTACCGCGAGCTGACGTTCGATGGCGGCAGCGCCAAACCGATCGCCGGACGTCTGAAAAAATCCAGCTGGATCTACACCGGTACGGTTTCGAAAACATTGCTGCCGGGTCTGCGTGTCGGCTATCTGATCGCCAGCAAGGATCTGTTTCCGCACCTGCTCAAACTCAAGCAATCGGCAGATCTGCACACCAACCGCATCGGTCAGTGGCAGGCGCTGCAATGGATCGGCAGCGACAAGTATCAGCAGCATCTGAGCCAATTGCGCGGGTTCTACCGGCAGCGGCGCGATGCCTTCCAGACGGCGCTGGAAACGCACTTTGCTGATCTTGCCGACTGGAACATGCCACAGGGCGGGCTGTTTTTCTGGCTGACGCTGAAGCAACCGCTGGACACGCGAACGTTGCTCAATGAAGCGTTGGCCAATGATGTGGCGTTTATGCCAGGGGAGCCGTTTTTCCCGGAGCCGGACAATCACCACGGGCATTTGCGTTTGAATTTCAGCCACATCGACCCGGCGCGGCTGAATGAAGGATTGAAGCGATTGGCGGCGGTGGTGCGCCAGGCGCAGATGGATAAAGCGGCCTGA
- a CDS encoding cysteine hydrolase family protein, with amino-acid sequence MSVPKTMFQLSGRGYAAATLSHATVVIIDAQKEYLSGPLALSGMDAAVANIKQVVAAARAAGRPIVHVRHLGTVGGLFDPQGERGEFIPGLEPQGDETIIGKLLPSAFHGTELLDRLQNLGSLDLIVCGFMSHSSVSTTVRAAKNLGFRCTLVEDACATRDLPFKGRVLSAAVVQEAEMAIMADNFATLALTQDLI; translated from the coding sequence ATGTCCGTTCCAAAAACGATGTTTCAACTCAGCGGTCGCGGTTACGCAGCGGCCACACTGAGCCATGCCACCGTGGTCATCATCGATGCCCAGAAAGAATATCTCAGTGGCCCGCTGGCCCTGAGCGGCATGGACGCGGCCGTCGCGAACATCAAACAAGTGGTTGCCGCAGCCCGTGCAGCCGGTCGGCCGATCGTGCACGTGCGTCATCTCGGCACCGTCGGCGGCCTGTTCGACCCGCAGGGCGAACGCGGCGAATTCATCCCGGGCCTCGAGCCACAAGGCGATGAAACCATCATCGGCAAACTGCTGCCGAGCGCCTTCCATGGCACCGAACTGCTCGACCGTTTGCAAAACCTCGGCTCGCTGGATTTGATCGTTTGCGGTTTCATGAGCCACTCCAGCGTCAGCACCACCGTACGTGCAGCGAAAAACCTGGGCTTCCGTTGCACCCTGGTGGAAGACGCCTGCGCGACCCGTGACTTGCCGTTCAAGGGCCGCGTGCTCAGCGCCGCCGTGGTGCAGGAAGCTGAGATGGCGATCATGGCGGACAACTTCGCCACCCTCGCGTTGACGCAAGACCTGATCTGA
- a CDS encoding Smr/MutS family protein codes for MQDDDFSLFKSAIQGVKPIKHDRADTGKPKADRAQIAKLRQSATVRTDTATVDGLSDQFVIDVGPEDELMWSRDGVQESQMRKLKVGQIPFEGSLDLHGMSVEKARETLWAFLAEATKFEIRCVRVTHGKAVRLDGKRPMIKSHVNTWLRQHAQVLGFCSCQAKHGGAGAVYVMLKRTMMEGRDE; via the coding sequence ATGCAAGACGACGATTTTTCCCTGTTCAAAAGTGCGATCCAAGGCGTCAAGCCGATCAAGCACGATCGCGCCGACACCGGCAAACCCAAGGCTGACCGCGCACAGATCGCCAAGCTGCGCCAGTCCGCCACCGTGCGTACCGACACCGCTACCGTTGATGGCCTGTCCGATCAGTTCGTGATCGACGTCGGCCCGGAAGACGAGTTGATGTGGTCCCGCGATGGCGTGCAGGAAAGTCAGATGCGCAAGCTCAAGGTCGGCCAGATCCCGTTCGAAGGCAGCCTCGACCTGCATGGCATGAGCGTGGAAAAGGCCCGCGAAACCCTCTGGGCCTTCCTTGCCGAAGCGACCAAATTCGAAATCCGCTGCGTGCGCGTCACCCACGGCAAGGCTGTGCGCCTGGACGGCAAGCGACCGATGATCAAAAGCCACGTCAACACCTGGTTGCGCCAACACGCACAGGTGCTCGGCTTCTGCTCGTGCCAGGCCAAACATGGCGGTGCCGGCGCGGTTTACGTGATGCTTAAACGCACCATGATGGAAGGCCGCGACGAATAA
- a CDS encoding MarR family transcriptional regulator, with protein MLDLKNPSSQQQAMEAFFFGYQAFTAKADEMLERRGLSRVHQRIVFFIARYPNLSVKELLGLLGVSKQALNMPLRQLQEMHLVDSVASEADKRKRLLELTAEGAKFEQALRREQVKLLERVFAEAGEAAVNGWLAVNMALGKSQTALD; from the coding sequence ATGCTTGACCTTAAAAACCCATCCAGTCAGCAACAGGCGATGGAAGCGTTTTTCTTCGGCTATCAGGCGTTCACTGCGAAAGCTGATGAAATGCTCGAGCGCCGTGGCCTGTCGCGGGTGCACCAGCGCATTGTGTTTTTCATCGCGCGTTATCCGAATTTGAGCGTGAAGGAACTGCTGGGGTTGCTCGGGGTGAGCAAGCAGGCATTGAACATGCCGTTGCGGCAGTTGCAGGAAATGCATCTGGTCGACAGCGTCGCCTCGGAAGCTGACAAGCGTAAACGCCTGCTGGAGTTGACGGCGGAAGGCGCGAAGTTCGAGCAGGCGTTGCGGCGCGAGCAGGTGAAATTGCTGGAGCGGGTGTTTGCCGAGGCTGGGGAAGCGGCAGTGAACGGATGGTTGGCGGTGAATATGGCGCTGGGCAAAAGTCAGACGGCTCTCGATTGA
- a CDS encoding LysE family translocator, translating to MSLETWLLFSGAALVVILIPGPLSLLMISNSLNYGLRRSYPAFLGGVIASICLLSASALGLGALLLASEKLFSALKIVGALYLFYLAWQSWQQSRQPATGAEVPQAAPAPRFRALFGRAFVLGASNPKDILFFAAFLPQFLSAQQPFLPQLLVMIATWTMLDLLCKLAYGLGAHGAARYLRSGKGQSWFNRISAGLFGGAGAASLLSSH from the coding sequence ATGAGTCTGGAAACCTGGCTGCTGTTCAGCGGCGCGGCATTGGTGGTGATCCTCATTCCGGGACCACTGTCGCTGTTGATGATCAGCAACAGCCTGAATTACGGTTTGCGCCGCTCTTACCCGGCGTTTCTCGGCGGCGTGATTGCCTCGATCTGCTTGCTCAGTGCATCGGCCCTGGGTCTGGGCGCCCTGCTGCTGGCTTCGGAAAAACTCTTCAGTGCCCTGAAGATCGTCGGCGCACTGTACCTGTTCTACCTCGCCTGGCAGAGCTGGCAGCAATCGCGCCAGCCAGCAACCGGCGCCGAAGTACCGCAAGCGGCGCCCGCGCCACGTTTTCGGGCGCTGTTTGGCCGCGCCTTTGTGCTGGGCGCCAGCAATCCGAAAGACATCCTGTTCTTCGCGGCATTTCTGCCGCAGTTTCTCAGCGCGCAACAACCGTTCCTGCCGCAGTTGCTGGTGATGATCGCGACCTGGACGATGCTGGATCTGCTGTGCAAGCTGGCCTATGGACTTGGCGCCCACGGAGCGGCGCGTTATCTGCGCAGCGGTAAAGGCCAGAGCTGGTTCAACCGGATCAGTGCCGGTCTGTTTGGCGGTGCAGGCGCTGCCTCTTTGCTCAGCAGCCACTGA
- the folE gene encoding GTP cyclohydrolase I FolE, with the protein MTLEQNYTAILGQLGEDVSREGLLDTPKRAAKAMQYLCRGYEQTLEEVTNGALFSSDNSEMVLVKDIELYSLCEHHLLPFIGKAHVAYIPSGKVLGLSKVARIVDMYARRLQIQENLSRQIADAVMQVTGALGVAVVIEAKHMCMMMRGVEKQNSSMITSVMLGEFRENAATRSEFLSLIK; encoded by the coding sequence GTGACACTGGAACAGAATTACACCGCGATTCTCGGCCAATTGGGCGAGGACGTGTCCCGCGAGGGCCTGCTCGACACGCCAAAGCGTGCCGCCAAAGCCATGCAGTACCTCTGCCGCGGTTATGAACAGACGCTCGAAGAGGTCACCAACGGTGCCCTGTTCAGCTCCGACAACAGCGAAATGGTGCTGGTCAAGGACATCGAGTTGTACTCGTTGTGCGAACACCACCTGCTGCCGTTCATCGGCAAGGCGCACGTCGCCTACATCCCGAGCGGCAAAGTGCTGGGCCTGTCGAAGGTCGCGCGGATCGTCGACATGTACGCCCGCCGCCTGCAGATTCAGGAAAATCTCAGCCGCCAGATCGCCGATGCGGTGATGCAAGTCACCGGCGCGCTGGGCGTTGCCGTGGTGATCGAGGCCAAGCACATGTGCATGATGATGCGCGGTGTCGAGAAACAGAATTCGTCGATGATCACCTCGGTGATGCTCGGTGAGTTCCGTGAAAACGCGGCGACCCGCAGCGAGTTTCTCAGCCTGATCAAGTAA
- a CDS encoding SDR family NAD(P)-dependent oxidoreductase, translating to MTLVKLIEEQGGGAMFIETDVSKAASVEALVMSDVKRFRKINAAFNNTGVLPPTAPLAEQSETDFDRGLNVDLKGVFLCRKFHIQAMLQTGGGAIVSLCRRCACGSWHGALCGGQAWRGRLKSCSLHWITPVRELGAKPWFPA from the coding sequence ATGACACTTGTCAAATTGATTGAAGAACAAGGAGGGGGCGCTATGTTCATTGAAACCGACGTCTCCAAAGCCGCTTCCGTCGAAGCCTTAGTGATGTCCGACGTAAAGCGTTTCCGCAAGATTAATGCGGCGTTCAACAACACCGGGGTTTTGCCGCCCACCGCACCCTTGGCCGAACAAAGTGAAACTGACTTTGATAGGGGCTTGAACGTCGACCTCAAAGGCGTGTTCCTGTGCCGGAAGTTTCACATCCAGGCCATGTTGCAAACGGGCGGCGGCGCCATCGTCAGCCTCTGTCGCCGGTGTGCTTGCGGATCCTGGCATGGCGCCCTATGTGGCGGCCAAGCATGGCGTGGTCGGCTTAAGTCGTGCAGCTTGCACTGGATTACTCCCGTGCGGGAATTAGGGGCAAAGCCTTGGTTCCCGGCCTAG
- a CDS encoding glutathione S-transferase N-terminal domain-containing protein → MFVKALRVGLGQLVIFIDFITRPGKKKRPAAAQAQVDAAAKDLTLYQFHACPFCVKTRRTLRRLNVPVALKDAKNNEQDRQALLEQGGRIKVPCLRIEENGQTTWMYESKVIIDYLDKRFAAA, encoded by the coding sequence GTGTTCGTCAAAGCGCTTCGTGTCGGCCTCGGCCAACTGGTTATCTTCATCGACTTCATCACCCGTCCGGGCAAGAAAAAACGCCCCGCCGCTGCTCAGGCGCAAGTGGATGCCGCCGCGAAGGATCTGACGCTGTATCAGTTCCACGCCTGCCCGTTCTGCGTGAAAACCCGTCGTACACTGCGTCGCCTGAATGTGCCAGTGGCGCTGAAGGATGCGAAGAACAATGAGCAGGATCGTCAGGCCCTGTTGGAACAAGGTGGCCGGATCAAGGTGCCTTGCCTGCGCATTGAAGAGAATGGGCAGACGACGTGGATGTATGAGTCCAAGGTGATTATTGATTATCTGGATAAGCGGTTTGCGGCGGCCTGA
- a CDS encoding NCS2 family permease, with translation MESRKSEASTLDLSPPLRSGLLERLFKLSLHGTTVKTELIAGLTTFITMAYIIFVNPNIMADAGIDHGAAFVATCIAAALGCLLMGLYANWPVGLAPGMGLNAFFTYTVVGTMGYNWETALGAVFVSGVLFMILTFSRIREWLLNSIPVSLRFAMGAGVGLFLGLIGLKTAGIVVDSPATLIKLGSLREPGPLLAAICFLMIAILSYHKVFGAILISIITVTLAGWGLGIVHYEGIMSTPPSLAPTFMAMNVAGVFNVSMISVVLAFLFVHMFDTAGTLMGVAQRANLVNADGRIENLSRAMKADSASSVFGAVVGVPPVTSYVESAAGVAAGGRTGLTAVTVGVLFIAAMFFAPLAGMIPAYATAGALIYVAMLMMGGMAHIEWDEATDAIPAIVTAIMMPQTFSVADGIALGFITYVALKAGTGKYKEISVSLWVLCAIFIAKFIFL, from the coding sequence GTGGAAAGCCGCAAATCCGAAGCATCGACGCTGGACCTCTCGCCGCCATTACGCAGTGGCTTGCTGGAACGTCTGTTTAAACTCAGCTTGCATGGCACCACGGTGAAGACCGAGCTGATTGCCGGTCTGACAACCTTCATTACCATGGCTTACATCATCTTCGTCAATCCGAACATCATGGCCGATGCCGGGATTGATCACGGTGCGGCGTTCGTCGCCACTTGTATCGCCGCTGCGCTGGGCTGCCTGTTGATGGGCCTGTACGCCAACTGGCCGGTCGGTCTGGCACCGGGCATGGGCCTCAACGCCTTCTTCACCTACACCGTGGTCGGCACCATGGGCTACAACTGGGAGACCGCGCTCGGTGCGGTGTTTGTCTCCGGTGTACTGTTCATGATCCTGACCTTTTCGCGGATTCGTGAGTGGTTGCTCAACAGTATTCCGGTCAGTCTGCGCTTTGCCATGGGCGCCGGCGTTGGTCTGTTCCTCGGACTGATCGGCTTGAAAACCGCTGGCATCGTCGTCGATAGCCCGGCCACTCTGATCAAACTCGGCTCCCTGCGCGAACCTGGCCCACTGCTCGCGGCCATCTGCTTTCTGATGATTGCGATCCTCAGCTATCACAAAGTCTTCGGCGCGATCCTCATCAGCATCATCACCGTGACCCTGGCCGGTTGGGGCCTGGGCATCGTGCATTACGAAGGAATCATGTCGACCCCGCCGAGCCTGGCGCCAACGTTCATGGCCATGAACGTCGCCGGCGTGTTCAACGTCAGCATGATCAGCGTGGTGCTGGCCTTCCTCTTTGTGCACATGTTCGACACCGCCGGCACCCTGATGGGCGTTGCCCAGCGGGCCAATCTGGTGAACGCTGACGGGCGCATCGAAAACCTCTCTCGCGCCATGAAAGCCGACAGTGCCTCCAGCGTCTTCGGCGCCGTGGTCGGTGTCCCTCCGGTAACAAGCTATGTAGAAAGTGCTGCCGGCGTGGCCGCTGGTGGTCGGACTGGTCTTACCGCAGTCACCGTAGGTGTGCTATTTATAGCGGCGATGTTCTTCGCACCGCTGGCCGGCATGATTCCCGCTTACGCCACCGCCGGTGCATTGATCTACGTGGCGATGCTGATGATGGGCGGCATGGCCCACATCGAATGGGACGAAGCCACTGACGCCATCCCGGCGATCGTCACCGCGATCATGATGCCGCAGACCTTTTCGGTGGCCGACGGTATCGCGCTGGGCTTCATCACCTACGTGGCACTGAAGGCCGGTACCGGCAAGTACAAGGAAATTTCCGTCAGCCTGTGGGTGCTCTGCGCGATCTTCATCGCCAAGTTCATCTTCTTGTAA